One window of Phycodurus eques isolate BA_2022a chromosome 17, UOR_Pequ_1.1, whole genome shotgun sequence genomic DNA carries:
- the LOC133415558 gene encoding nectin-1-like isoform X2 produces MQTGPSSSSSHGVRTHASPVKTPKKLRRGAKVVRVSTSAGGCRRSGQTSPADRLQLLREVTRSADWSCDPHLARRVFDSCNTHSTAEKVASEAEHKSTLGTEPRRETGKGGLGMEHITFRIFLITTYVLSGGNGQTVEMDDGKSGYLGSKVDLRCRFINSSPPVKISQVTWQKLVNGTKQNMAIANPSLGVSVAPPYKDRVTFKNAAVRRRTPTLEDTTITFSTLRLSDEATYICEYTTFPAGNRENKVNLTVYVRPTTQMSLSTPTLVARASNLKTPVASCISANGKPPGVIRWETRVPGEVSTREYRNSDGTFTIQSDYILVPSRETHKETLTCVTLYNEEVFTDSVTLDIQYEPDVLVDGYDGNWYLNRENVQLSCQADANPAVSLYQWRLINGSMPSSAEIRDNVLIFKGPVTYDLQGTYVCDATNSIGTRSGFVEISVIDKPLPQIATGDVISVVALLLAAGVLMGITITVLVLKIRSRKDDGSDDSPSRKLSQPIRKRPAEDIQHPYHSPQATTGSSSSTNSSKNTFSPPSHSAAIFKYPSVPGLPPPPPGVGAYTFPKEQYV; encoded by the exons ATGCAGACGGGACCTTCGTCGTCGTCCTCACACGGGGTGAGGACTCACGCTTCACCGGTGAAGACTCCCAAGAAGTTGCGTCGTGGAGCAAAGGTTGTTCGTGTCTCGACCTCCGCCGGTGGCTGCCGCCGGTCAGGTCAGACAAGCCCCGCCGACCGACTCCAGTTATTGAGGGAAGTCACACGGTCTGCTGATTGGTCATGTGACCCGCAT TTGGCGAGGAGGGTTTTCGACAGTTGCAACACCCACAGCACAGCAGAAAAAGTCGCTTCTGAGGCAGAGCACAAGTCCACACTGGGAACTGAACCAAGGAGGGAAACTGGCAAAGGTGGTTTGGGCATGGAACATATTACATTTAGGATATTCTTGATAACTACTTACGTCTTGTCAG GAGGGAATGGCCAAACTGTAGAAATGGATGATGGGAAGTCAGGGTACCTGGGCTCCAAGGTGGATCTTCGCTGCCGTTTCATCAACAGCTCGCCGCCCGTCAAAATCTCACAG GTGACGTGGCAGAAACTGGTGAACGGCACCAAGCAGAACATGGCCATTGCCAACCCGTCCCTCGGGGTGTCCGTAGCCCCTCCCTACAAGGACCGCGTCACCTTCAAGAACGCTGCCGTGAGGCGTCGAACTCCGACCCTTGAAGACACCACCATCACCTTCTCCACGTTGCGTCTGTCTGACGAAGCTACCTACATCTGTGAATACACCACCTTCCCTGCGGGCAACAGGGAAAACAAGGTCAACCTGACTGTATATG TTCGTCCGACCACTCAGATGAGTCTGTCCACGCCCACGCTGGTAGCTCGTGCATCCAACCTGAAGACGCCGGTGGCGTCGTGCATCTCCGCTAATGGAAAACCACCCGGTGTCATCAG GTGGGAGACGAGGGTGCCAGGTGAAGTGAGCACCCGTGAGTACAGAAACTCGGACGGCACCTTCACCATTCAGAGCGACTACATTCTGGTGCCCAGCAGGGAAACGCACAAGGAGACGCTCACTTGTGTCACCTTGTACAACGAGGAGGTATTCACCGACAGCGTCACTCTCGATATTCAGT ATGAACCCGATGTTCTGGTTGACGGCTACGACGGAAACTGGTACCTGAACAGAGAGAACGTCCAGCTGAGCTGCCAAGCCGACGCCAACCCGGCCGTCTCCCTCTACCAGTGGAGGCT GATAAACGGCTCCATGCCAAGCAGCGCTGAGATCAGAGACAACGTCCTCATCTTTAAAGGGCCGGTCACGTACGATCTGCAGGGTACTTATGTGTGCGATGCCACTAACAGCATCGGGACCAGATCGGGCTTCGTGGAGATTAGCGTCATAG ACAAGCCGTTACCGCAGATAGCAACGGGTGATGTCATCAGCGTGGTGGCCTTATTGTTGGCGGCAGGCGTGCTGATGGGAATTACCATCACAGTACTGGTGCTCAAGATCAGAAGCAGAAAAGATGACGGCTC AGACGACTCTCCGTCAAGGAAACTGTCCCAGCCGATACGCAAAAGACCCGCGGAAGATATTCAG CACCCCTACCACTCTCCACAAGCCACCacgggcagcagcagcagcaccaacTCGTCCAAGAACACCTTCTCTCCACCCTCGCACTCCGCCGCCATCTTTAAGTACCCCTCAGTGCCGGGcctgccccctcctcccccggGGGTGGGGGCGTACACATTTCCTAAAGAGCAGTACGTCTGA
- the smpd1 gene encoding sphingomyelin phosphodiesterase isoform X1: protein MAQLPFPQPGFGLLTCALLFVLPLYAACHPMRISDQPQLVMERLSLPMVKFNWTSISCRVCQALFTILDVALLSDINEERVARAVGEACIRLHLADEQVCRDITELFRDDFIRALQESLLWPTEACAFLVGPSCGKFDIYASWNITLPKDPKPPVTPPVPPKPGSPQSRVLFLTDIHWDKEYITGSAADCKEPLCCRKDSYSPMWWRREAGYWGTYGKCDLPLRTVENLLENAAGAGPWDWVYWTGDIPAHNVWSQTRQQQLSALTVITRLIQKHLGPNVTVYPAIGNHESTPVNSFPPPFVHGNRSSAWLYNTMADEWSKWLPEQALKSLRYGGFYTIEIQPGLRLVSLNMNFCARENFWLMVNSTDPANQLQWLVHVLQTSADKGEKVHIIGHIPPGLCLSSWSWNYYHIVNRYESTITGQFFGHTHFDEFQMFYDGETMTRPLGVSFIAPSVTTYINLNPGYRVYYVDGNYQGSSRMVLDHETFILNLTEANHKSGEPKENPKWTLLYRATETYGLASLFPSDLDKLVQGFFGDERLFQKFWYFRHKGHVSEPCKETCKTAILCFLRSGRYDLLQKCDLNGVKVRKSLC from the exons ATGGCACAGCTGCCCTTCCCGCAGCCCGGTTTCGGGCTGCTGACCTGCGCGCTGTTGTTCGTACTGCCTTTGTACGCTGCATGTCACCCGATGCGGATCTCAGATCAGCCGCAGCTCGTAATGGAGCGTCTCAGCCTGCCAATGGTCAAATTCAACTGGACCAGCATCTCCTGCCGCGTGTGCCAAGCACTCTTCACCATCCTGGATGTGGCTCTCCTG AGCGACATCAATGAAGAGCGAGTGGCGCGCGCCGTCGGTGAGGCTTGCATCCGCCTCCACCTGGCCGACGAGCAGGTGTGTCGTGACATCACTGAGCTTTTTCGGGATGACTTCATCCGGGCCTTGCAGGAGTCGTTGCTGTGGCCTACCGAGGCTTGCGCCTTCCTGGTGGGGCCCTCCTGTGGCAAGTTTGACATCTACGCATCGTGGAACATAACCTTGCCCAAGGACCCCAAGCCTCCCGTTACGCCGCCTGTGCCTCCTAAACCTGGCTCCCCGCAGAGCAGAGTCCTGTTTCTCACCGACATCCACTGGGACAAA GAGTACATTACGGGCAGTGCCGCCGACTGCAAGGAGCCTCTGTGCTGCCGTAAAGACTCCTACTCCCCGATGTGGTGGCGCCGGGAGGCTGGCTACTGGGGAACGTACGGCAAATGCGACCTGCCGCTCAGGACGGTGGAAAATCTCCTAGAAAATGCCGCGGGGGCCGGACCCTGGGACTGGGTCTACTGGACGGGAGACATACCGGCACATAACGTCTGGTCTCAGACGAGGCAACAGCAGCTGTCTGCTCTTACAGTCATCACCAGGCTCAtccagaa ACATCTCGGGCCTAATGTGACAGTCTACCCGGCTATTGGGAACCACGAGAGCACGCCGGTGAACAGCTTCCCTCCGCCTTTCGTTCATGGCAACAGATCCTCCGCTTGGCTCTATAACACAATGGCTGACGAGTGGTCAAAATGGCTGCCGGAGCAGGCTTTGAAGTCTCTGAG ATACGGAGGCTTTTACACGATCGAGATCCAGCCGGGCCTGAGGCTGGTGTCCCTCAACATGAACTTTTGTGCTCGTGAGAACTTCTGGCTCATGGTGAACTCCACTGACCCCGCTAACCAGCTGCAGTGGCTGGTCCATGTACTCCAGACCAGTGCAGACAAGGGGGAGAAA GTTCATATCATTGGTCATATTCCACCTGGTCTGTGTTTGAGCAGTTGGAGCTGGAACTACTATCATATTGTCAACAG ATATGAAAGTACCATTacgggtcagttttttggacacacacactttgatgagttccagatgttttatGATGGGGAGACCATGACTCGCCCACTGGGGGTTTCATTCATTGCTCCCAGTGTGACCACCTATATCAATTTAAACCCAG GTTACCGTGTGTACTACGTAGATGGGAACTATCAAGGCAGCTCCCGGATGGTTCTGGACCACGAGACTTTCATCCTCAACTTGACAGAGGCCAACCATAAATCGGGAGAGCCCAAAGAGAACCCCAAGTGGACTCTGCTGTACCGCGCCACAGAGACCTACGGGCTCGCCAGCCTTTTCCCCTCCGATTTGGACAAGCTCGTACAGGGCTTCTTCGGGGACGAGCGCCTCTTCCAGAAGTTCTGGTACTTCCGACACAAGGGGCACGTCTCGGAGCCGTGCAAGGAGACTTGCAAAACCGCCATCTTGTGCTTTTTACGAAGCGGCAGATACGACTTACTGCAGAAGTGTGACCTCAATGGTGTCAAAGTTAGAAAAAGTCTGTGTTAG
- the LOC133415558 gene encoding nectin-1-like isoform X1: MQTGPSSSSSHGVRTHASPVKTPKKLRRGAKVVRVSTSAGGCRRSGQTSPADRLQLLREVTRSADWSCDPHLARRVFDSCNTHSTAEKVASEAEHKSTLGTEPRRETGKGGLGMEHITFRIFLITTYVLSGGNGQTVEMDDGKSGYLGSKVDLRCRFINSSPPVKISQVTWQKLVNGTKQNMAIANPSLGVSVAPPYKDRVTFKNAAVRRRTPTLEDTTITFSTLRLSDEATYICEYTTFPAGNRENKVNLTVYVRPTTQMSLSTPTLVARASNLKTPVASCISANGKPPGVIRWETRVPGEVSTREYRNSDGTFTIQSDYILVPSRETHKETLTCVTLYNEEVFTDSVTLDIQYEPDVLVDGYDGNWYLNRENVQLSCQADANPAVSLYQWRLINGSMPSSAEIRDNVLIFKGPVTYDLQGTYVCDATNSIGTRSGFVEISVIDKPLPQIATGDVISVVALLLAAGVLMGITITVLVLKIRSRKDDGSDDSPSRKLSQPIRKRPAEDIQHSGRFYEELPNTADYVSYRLACNKEDYPEPYSPPINPPLSFLPQHPYHSPQATTGSSSSTNSSKNTFSPPSHSAAIFKYPSVPGLPPPPPGVGAYTFPKEQYV, translated from the exons ATGCAGACGGGACCTTCGTCGTCGTCCTCACACGGGGTGAGGACTCACGCTTCACCGGTGAAGACTCCCAAGAAGTTGCGTCGTGGAGCAAAGGTTGTTCGTGTCTCGACCTCCGCCGGTGGCTGCCGCCGGTCAGGTCAGACAAGCCCCGCCGACCGACTCCAGTTATTGAGGGAAGTCACACGGTCTGCTGATTGGTCATGTGACCCGCAT TTGGCGAGGAGGGTTTTCGACAGTTGCAACACCCACAGCACAGCAGAAAAAGTCGCTTCTGAGGCAGAGCACAAGTCCACACTGGGAACTGAACCAAGGAGGGAAACTGGCAAAGGTGGTTTGGGCATGGAACATATTACATTTAGGATATTCTTGATAACTACTTACGTCTTGTCAG GAGGGAATGGCCAAACTGTAGAAATGGATGATGGGAAGTCAGGGTACCTGGGCTCCAAGGTGGATCTTCGCTGCCGTTTCATCAACAGCTCGCCGCCCGTCAAAATCTCACAG GTGACGTGGCAGAAACTGGTGAACGGCACCAAGCAGAACATGGCCATTGCCAACCCGTCCCTCGGGGTGTCCGTAGCCCCTCCCTACAAGGACCGCGTCACCTTCAAGAACGCTGCCGTGAGGCGTCGAACTCCGACCCTTGAAGACACCACCATCACCTTCTCCACGTTGCGTCTGTCTGACGAAGCTACCTACATCTGTGAATACACCACCTTCCCTGCGGGCAACAGGGAAAACAAGGTCAACCTGACTGTATATG TTCGTCCGACCACTCAGATGAGTCTGTCCACGCCCACGCTGGTAGCTCGTGCATCCAACCTGAAGACGCCGGTGGCGTCGTGCATCTCCGCTAATGGAAAACCACCCGGTGTCATCAG GTGGGAGACGAGGGTGCCAGGTGAAGTGAGCACCCGTGAGTACAGAAACTCGGACGGCACCTTCACCATTCAGAGCGACTACATTCTGGTGCCCAGCAGGGAAACGCACAAGGAGACGCTCACTTGTGTCACCTTGTACAACGAGGAGGTATTCACCGACAGCGTCACTCTCGATATTCAGT ATGAACCCGATGTTCTGGTTGACGGCTACGACGGAAACTGGTACCTGAACAGAGAGAACGTCCAGCTGAGCTGCCAAGCCGACGCCAACCCGGCCGTCTCCCTCTACCAGTGGAGGCT GATAAACGGCTCCATGCCAAGCAGCGCTGAGATCAGAGACAACGTCCTCATCTTTAAAGGGCCGGTCACGTACGATCTGCAGGGTACTTATGTGTGCGATGCCACTAACAGCATCGGGACCAGATCGGGCTTCGTGGAGATTAGCGTCATAG ACAAGCCGTTACCGCAGATAGCAACGGGTGATGTCATCAGCGTGGTGGCCTTATTGTTGGCGGCAGGCGTGCTGATGGGAATTACCATCACAGTACTGGTGCTCAAGATCAGAAGCAGAAAAGATGACGGCTC AGACGACTCTCCGTCAAGGAAACTGTCCCAGCCGATACGCAAAAGACCCGCGGAAGATATTCAG CATTCGGGGCGTTTCTACGAGGAGCTTCCTAACACAGCGGACTACGTGAGCTACAGGCTAGCCTGTAACAAGGAGGACTACCCAGAGCCCTACTCCCCCCCCATTAATCCCCCTTTGTCTTTCCTACCCCAGCACCCCTACCACTCTCCACAAGCCACCacgggcagcagcagcagcaccaacTCGTCCAAGAACACCTTCTCTCCACCCTCGCACTCCGCCGCCATCTTTAAGTACCCCTCAGTGCCGGGcctgccccctcctcccccggGGGTGGGGGCGTACACATTTCCTAAAGAGCAGTACGTCTGA
- the smpd1 gene encoding sphingomyelin phosphodiesterase isoform X2 codes for MAQLPFPQPGFGLLTCALLFVLPLYAACHPMRISDQPQLVMERLSLPMVKFNWTSISCRVCQALFTILDVALLSDINEERVARAVGEACIRLHLADEQVCRDITELFRDDFIRALQESLLWPTEACAFLVGPSCGKFDIYASWNITLPKDPKPPVTPPVPPKPGSPQSRVLFLTDIHWDKEYITGSAADCKEPLCCRKDSYSPMWWRREAGYWGTYGKCDLPLRTVENLLENAAGAGPWDWVYWTGDIPAHNVWSQTRQQQLSALTVITRLIQKHLGPNVTVYPAIGNHESTPVNSFPPPFVHGNRSSAWLYNTMADEWSKWLPEQALKSLRYESTITGQFFGHTHFDEFQMFYDGETMTRPLGVSFIAPSVTTYINLNPGYRVYYVDGNYQGSSRMVLDHETFILNLTEANHKSGEPKENPKWTLLYRATETYGLASLFPSDLDKLVQGFFGDERLFQKFWYFRHKGHVSEPCKETCKTAILCFLRSGRYDLLQKCDLNGVKVRKSLC; via the exons ATGGCACAGCTGCCCTTCCCGCAGCCCGGTTTCGGGCTGCTGACCTGCGCGCTGTTGTTCGTACTGCCTTTGTACGCTGCATGTCACCCGATGCGGATCTCAGATCAGCCGCAGCTCGTAATGGAGCGTCTCAGCCTGCCAATGGTCAAATTCAACTGGACCAGCATCTCCTGCCGCGTGTGCCAAGCACTCTTCACCATCCTGGATGTGGCTCTCCTG AGCGACATCAATGAAGAGCGAGTGGCGCGCGCCGTCGGTGAGGCTTGCATCCGCCTCCACCTGGCCGACGAGCAGGTGTGTCGTGACATCACTGAGCTTTTTCGGGATGACTTCATCCGGGCCTTGCAGGAGTCGTTGCTGTGGCCTACCGAGGCTTGCGCCTTCCTGGTGGGGCCCTCCTGTGGCAAGTTTGACATCTACGCATCGTGGAACATAACCTTGCCCAAGGACCCCAAGCCTCCCGTTACGCCGCCTGTGCCTCCTAAACCTGGCTCCCCGCAGAGCAGAGTCCTGTTTCTCACCGACATCCACTGGGACAAA GAGTACATTACGGGCAGTGCCGCCGACTGCAAGGAGCCTCTGTGCTGCCGTAAAGACTCCTACTCCCCGATGTGGTGGCGCCGGGAGGCTGGCTACTGGGGAACGTACGGCAAATGCGACCTGCCGCTCAGGACGGTGGAAAATCTCCTAGAAAATGCCGCGGGGGCCGGACCCTGGGACTGGGTCTACTGGACGGGAGACATACCGGCACATAACGTCTGGTCTCAGACGAGGCAACAGCAGCTGTCTGCTCTTACAGTCATCACCAGGCTCAtccagaa ACATCTCGGGCCTAATGTGACAGTCTACCCGGCTATTGGGAACCACGAGAGCACGCCGGTGAACAGCTTCCCTCCGCCTTTCGTTCATGGCAACAGATCCTCCGCTTGGCTCTATAACACAATGGCTGACGAGTGGTCAAAATGGCTGCCGGAGCAGGCTTTGAAGTCTCTGAG ATATGAAAGTACCATTacgggtcagttttttggacacacacactttgatgagttccagatgttttatGATGGGGAGACCATGACTCGCCCACTGGGGGTTTCATTCATTGCTCCCAGTGTGACCACCTATATCAATTTAAACCCAG GTTACCGTGTGTACTACGTAGATGGGAACTATCAAGGCAGCTCCCGGATGGTTCTGGACCACGAGACTTTCATCCTCAACTTGACAGAGGCCAACCATAAATCGGGAGAGCCCAAAGAGAACCCCAAGTGGACTCTGCTGTACCGCGCCACAGAGACCTACGGGCTCGCCAGCCTTTTCCCCTCCGATTTGGACAAGCTCGTACAGGGCTTCTTCGGGGACGAGCGCCTCTTCCAGAAGTTCTGGTACTTCCGACACAAGGGGCACGTCTCGGAGCCGTGCAAGGAGACTTGCAAAACCGCCATCTTGTGCTTTTTACGAAGCGGCAGATACGACTTACTGCAGAAGTGTGACCTCAATGGTGTCAAAGTTAGAAAAAGTCTGTGTTAG